One part of the Thermodesulfobacterium commune DSM 2178 genome encodes these proteins:
- a CDS encoding ParB/RepB/Spo0J family partition protein, with protein sequence MKKKALGKGLSELIPDIDQEISLQEKTDHKGIRFIPVDHILFSPLQPRLVYKEDEEFEELVKSIKETGILQPILVREKGEGLFECIAGERRLRACKKAGLSEVPAIIKNLSDEEVLIVALIENLQRKNLNPLEEAIAYKNLVEKFGYTQEEIAAKVGKDRTTVANLLRLLNLPQEIQQDLMEEKLTVGHAKALLSLSSKEQQLEVRNIILQKGLSVRETERLVNKLLAGEKAKKLKQPDPNLLYLSEEISKLVGTKVNIKIQNKKTYFIFEFEEPERVEDFLETLKKAFGI encoded by the coding sequence ATGAAAAAAAAGGCACTTGGCAAAGGGCTTTCTGAACTAATACCTGACATAGACCAGGAGATCTCTTTACAAGAAAAAACTGACCATAAAGGTATAAGGTTTATTCCTGTAGATCACATACTTTTTTCTCCACTACAACCTAGATTGGTGTATAAAGAAGATGAAGAGTTTGAAGAGCTGGTTAAGTCCATCAAAGAGACAGGGATTTTGCAACCTATTTTAGTACGAGAAAAAGGGGAAGGTTTGTTTGAGTGTATCGCAGGAGAGCGCAGGCTTAGAGCTTGTAAAAAAGCTGGACTCTCCGAAGTCCCTGCCATCATCAAAAACCTTTCTGATGAAGAGGTCTTAATAGTTGCGCTGATAGAAAACCTGCAAAGGAAAAATCTCAATCCCTTAGAAGAGGCTATAGCTTATAAAAACCTTGTAGAAAAGTTCGGTTATACCCAAGAAGAGATTGCAGCTAAAGTAGGTAAAGACCGTACTACTGTAGCTAATCTGCTAAGGCTTTTAAACCTTCCTCAAGAAATCCAGCAAGACCTTATGGAGGAAAAGCTTACGGTAGGACATGCTAAGGCCCTTCTATCTCTAAGTTCTAAAGAACAACAATTAGAGGTAAGAAACATTATCCTACAAAAAGGACTTTCAGTAAGAGAAACTGAAAGACTGGTTAACAAGCTTTTAGCAGGAGAGAAAGCCAAAAAATTAAAACAACCTGACCCTAATCTTTTATATCTGTCTGAAGAAATAAGTAAGCTTGTTGGCACAAAGGTTAATATAAAAATACAAAACAAAAAAACTTATTTCATCTTCGAGTTTGAAGAACCAGAAAGGGTAGAAGATTTTTTGGAAACTCTTAAAAAAGCCTTCGGTATTTAG
- a CDS encoding DsrE family protein codes for MELKLLLHVPQSDRFVPALKMAKNFLNACRSEEQPLVKIIVNFEGITVLKDFTPYTDLFNELLDLGGEVYFCENALKGFNIPFEAVPKGGKTVPAGIKALVELQQEGYAYVRA; via the coding sequence ATGGAGTTAAAGCTTTTATTACATGTTCCTCAATCTGATAGGTTTGTACCAGCATTAAAAATGGCGAAAAATTTTCTTAATGCCTGTAGGTCTGAAGAACAACCTTTGGTTAAAATAATCGTGAACTTTGAAGGAATAACCGTTTTAAAAGATTTTACCCCTTATACAGACCTTTTTAACGAGCTACTTGATTTAGGAGGAGAGGTTTATTTTTGTGAAAACGCTTTAAAAGGCTTTAACATACCTTTTGAGGCAGTGCCTAAAGGAGGTAAAACCGTTCCTGCTGGTATTAAAGCTTTGGTAGAGCTGCAACAGGAAGGATATGCCTATGTAAGGGCTTAA
- a CDS encoding NAD(P)H-dependent glycerol-3-phosphate dehydrogenase, with the protein MKKITVVGGGSWGTALGKVLASKDIEVSLLVRREVVCDSINKEKENPFYLPGIKLPKKLKATLDPEEAFGNSEAVFWVVPSYALRHLLEGLKSLAKRIKYHVSAIKGIDLETGKTPYNILTELLPEGYEVMVLGGPSFAKEVAKELPTAVVLAGKKEEETKKIQELIAQPYFRVYRSDDPLGVEIAGAIKNVIAIASGICDGLQLGLNARASLITRGLIEMIRLGIKMGGQPSTFYGLAGLGDLVLTCTGALSRNYQVGYRIGKGEKLEDILQNLREVAEGVKTSKVVRSLARHFKIEMPICEEVYHVLFEKENPQKCLKRLLSRSLKKEFENLDILS; encoded by the coding sequence GCTTTAGGTAAAGTATTAGCCTCAAAAGACATCGAGGTTTCTCTTTTAGTTAGAAGGGAGGTCGTTTGTGATAGTATCAATAAAGAAAAAGAAAATCCTTTTTACCTCCCAGGAATTAAGCTACCTAAAAAATTAAAAGCTACCTTAGACCCAGAAGAAGCTTTTGGTAATTCTGAGGCTGTTTTTTGGGTGGTGCCTTCTTATGCCTTAAGACATTTGTTAGAAGGGTTAAAATCTTTGGCTAAACGGATAAAATATCATGTTTCCGCTATCAAAGGTATAGACTTAGAAACAGGAAAGACCCCTTATAATATATTAACGGAGTTGTTGCCTGAGGGTTACGAAGTGATGGTGTTGGGAGGACCTTCTTTTGCTAAAGAGGTGGCTAAGGAGCTTCCTACAGCGGTAGTTTTGGCAGGTAAAAAAGAAGAAGAAACCAAAAAGATCCAAGAACTAATCGCCCAGCCTTATTTTAGGGTTTACAGAAGCGATGACCCTCTCGGGGTTGAGATCGCTGGAGCTATAAAAAACGTGATAGCCATAGCTTCTGGAATTTGCGACGGACTTCAATTAGGTCTTAATGCCAGGGCTTCTTTGATAACCCGTGGTCTTATAGAGATGATACGTTTAGGTATCAAGATGGGGGGACAGCCTTCTACTTTTTATGGGCTAGCAGGCCTTGGAGACCTTGTTTTAACCTGTACAGGTGCCCTTTCTCGGAATTATCAGGTGGGATACCGAATAGGAAAGGGAGAAAAATTAGAGGATATCCTGCAAAACCTGAGAGAGGTAGCTGAAGGAGTTAAAACTTCTAAAGTGGTAAGGAGTTTAGCCCGTCATTTTAAGATAGAGATGCCTATCTGTGAAGAGGTTTACCATGTCCTTTTTGAAAAGGAAAACCCTCAAAAATGTTTGAAAAGGCTCCTTTCAAGGAGTCTTAAAAAAGAGTTTGAGAACTTGGATATATTATCATAG